CGTGGGCGCGGTTCCACGGCTGGTGAGTGGTCCGCACGGTGTGTCAATAACGCAAGCAGCGCCCATTACGGCGTCAGGTTGGCACGGCCAGGAAGGCTTGATGTATTCGGCGTTTGGTGACGACACCCCACGCAATCGTGGACGCGGGGGTCGTTGTCTCGCTGTCGGTGGCGGCGTTCTGAGCGGCGCTGCTGAATCGGAGCGGGGCCTGATCGCGCAAACCTGTCGATACATTGGCGGGAGCGGTGCCATGGCTTTGCTGGCGATTCGCTGATGCGGCGCGCAACCGCTTCGTCCCGCTGAATCCGTCCGCACAACAAAAAACCCGCGAGGCTCATCGCCACGCGGGTTTTTGTCGCCCCTGAACTGCTTGGGACTGTGTCTGGTGCCCAGGAGAGGACTCGAACCTCCACGGAGTTACCCGCTAGTACCTGAAACTAGTGCGTCTACCAATTCCGCCACCTGGGCTAGGTGAGCGGCGCATTTTACCGACCGCCGAAAAATTTGCAAGCCCCTCTTTTCTGGTTGGCAGTTGCGCCCGCGTTACAGCCGTTACGCGTGTGGCGGTCTGCAGGACGGCGACCTCGCTGCTACGCTGCCGCGCAGTTCTCTGCATTCCCCCAACATGAGGTTGATCGATGATGAAACGCCGCCACGCCGCCATCGGCGCCCTGCTTGCCGCGCTTGCCACCTTTGCCCACGCCGAGCACCCGATCTGCACGATCGTGGCCGATGCCGCCACGGGCAAGGCCGTCTTGCACGAAGGCAAGTGCGACGAGCGCGTGACCCCCGCTTCCACCTTCAAGCTCGCGCTGGCCGTCATGGGCTTCGACCACGGCTTCCTCAAAGACGAGCACACCCCGGTTGAGCACTTCAAGCGCGGAGACCCCGACTGGGGCGGCGACGCCTGGCACCAGCCCATCGACCCGGCGCTGTGGCTCAAGTATTCGGTGGTCTGGTATTCGCAGCGCGTTACGCATGCGATGGGCGCGCAGACCTTCCAGGCCTACGTGCGCAAGCTTGGCTACGGCAACATGGATGTGAGCGGCGATCCGGGCAAGAACAACGGCATGGACCGCTCGTGGATCACCTCGTCGCTGAAGATTTCGCCGGAAGAGCAAGTCGGCTTGATGCGCAGGATCGTCAACCGGCAGTTGTCGGTGTCTGCGCGCACCTACGAGATGGTCGACCGTACCGTGCAGACCTGGCAGGTGCCAGGCGGCTGGGCGGTGCAGGGCAAGACGGGCACTGCCGGCCCTGCGCCGGGCAACACGTCGCCCGATGGCACGTGGGACCAGGCGCACGCTTACGGCTGGTTTGTCGGCTGGGCCAGGAAGGGCGACAAGACGTACGTGTTTGCCAACCTGATCCAGGACGACAAGGTTGAGCCGACGTCGGGCGGCATCCGCTCGCGCGATGCGCTGCTTGCCCGCCTGCCCGAAGTGCTTGCCTTTGCCGGGCAATGAGCGACGGCCCTAGGCATGACGGTGTTCGGCCTCGCTGCGCACCGTTGCCTCATCCACGCCCAGGCGCTGATGCAACTCCTGCCAGCCCTTGGGCATGACCAGCACCGCGCGTGAATCGCGTGCGCGCAGCATCCATCCCGCATCGCACAGGCGACGCAGGAACTGCACCCCGGGCGGCCCTGCGAGGTGATGCGTGCGCTCGGTCCAGTCCAGGCATTGCCGCGCCAGCCCGCGCCGCATGGGGCGAATGGCGCGCACATCGAGCCCCACGTTGCCAAACCAGAGGATGCGGCGGGCGCGACTTCGTACTGCTTGTCTGGCATCGGCGATGCACAGCCAAAAAAATACCCGGCGAGGGGATTGCCGGGCTAAGTGGGATGAAAATTCGTACGACAGAGCCACCTTACAAGTATTTCTTTTGTCAGATTGAAAACAAACTCAAAACAACACGCGATTTTGAATGTTTGCTCTAAAGAAACGGGTGCTTGAATCTGAGTCTTGTGCGGGTTTTTCCTCATGGCTGCGCCATTTGCGGCTGGGTGGCAAACGATTTCCCCTTGAAAAAATAATTTCAATGTCGATGGCGTAGCGGCTAAAAAATGAGCTGAAAACCAAAAAGAAAGGGGAATGTTCTTTTAAATGAATTGGGAGGATTGCGGCAATCAATTCTTTTTTAATTGCCGATCCGGCGGATAGGTGGGTTGCCAAGCGTCCGCCAGCACGCATATCCCTGCACGAGCAGGCAATTGGATGCGCGGGGATGGCGGCCTGCGCGGCGATGGCACGCCGGCATGCGCCGCAAGCGGTGAGCCCACGGCAGCGCTGCACCGTGCAAAAACCCTGTGCACACCAGGGCCTATGCTGCGTCACAACAAGCAACGGCGAGCCACTGCGGCTCCCCGTTGTGCTTGGTGCCATGCGGCACCGTAGTGGGCTGCGAGTCTTGCTCACGCATTCGGCGGCTGTCTGTCATGACAGGAATTCGTGAAAACCCTAGGAAACCCGCGCCCACCTTAGCGATTGGTTATTTCACGCGAAAAGTCTACGCTTACTACGTAGTACTACGTGTGGCTGCTGCGTACAGGTGCGGATGGTCTTCCAGAAGGCGCGCGATCACAGTGCGCCGGATAACAACATAGGCGGAAAGCAATCCGTCAGACATCCGTCTGGTCACGCATCGGGCGTGGCACCGCACCTGTTCAAAACAACATCCGAAGTCCCCGAACCAGGAGACAACCCATGAAGTTCTTGCTCGCACTGCCTTTCATCGGCCTGCTGTGGGTGCCGTTCTACAACCAGGAAACGCCCACGCTCTTCGGCTTTCCGTTCTTCTACTGGTACCAGTTCCTGTGGGTTCCGATCACCTCGCTGCTGATCTGGATCGTCTTCAAGAACGGTCAGAGCAAAGGAGAAGAATGATGGACGGACATATCAACTGGACTGCACTGGCGGTCTTCATCTTTTTCTTCGCGCTGGTCACGGTGCTGGGTTTCATCGCCTCGCGCTGGCAGCGCGGCAACTCCGACAAGGGCGCCCACATTGAAGAGTGGGGCCTGGGCGGCCGCAACTTCGGCACCTGGATCACGTGGTTCCTGGTGGGCGGCGATTTCTATACCGCCTACACCGTCATCGCCGTGCCGGCACTCGTGTATGCCGTGGGCGCGTATGGCTTCTTCGCGCTGCCGTACACGATCCTGGTGTACCCGATCGTCTTCCTGATCATGCCGAAGTTGTGGAAGGTGGCACATGCCAACGGCCACGTCACGGCGGCCGATGCCGTGTACGGCCGTTACGGCTCGCGCTCGCTTGAGTTTGCGGTGGCGCTCACGGGCGTGGTGGCGACGATGCCCTACATCGCCCTGCAGCTCATCGGCATGGAAGTCGTGATCAAGGCGCTGGGCTTGACGGGCGAGCTGCCGCTGGCGGCCGCCTTCGTCATCCTGGCGCTGTACACGTACTCCGCTGGCCTGCGGGCGCCTGCGCTCATCGCCTTCGTCAAAGACATCATGATCTACATCGTGGTGCTGGTGGCGGTGGTGCTGGTGCCGGCCAAGCTGGGCGGCTACGGTGCGGTGTTCGCCAATGCGCATGACGCGTTTGCCATCAAGGGCGGCGCCACGGGCCTGACGCTCAAGCCTGCGCAGTTCCTGCCGTTCGCCACGCTGGCGATTGGCTCGGCGCTGGCGGCGTTCATGTATCCGCATACGCTCACGGGCATCTTTGCCGCGCGCAGTGCAGACACGATCCGCAAGAACGCCGTCTTCCTGCCGGCCTACACGGTGCTGCTGGGCCTGATTGCGCTGCTGGGCTTCATGGCTTATGCGGCAGGCATCAAGGTCACCAATAACAACGACGTCGTGCCCGCGCTGTTCAACGCGCTGTTCCCGAGCTGGTTCACGGGCTTTGCGTTCTCGGCCATCGCCATTGGTGCGCTGGTGCCGGCGGCCGTCATGTCGATTGGTGCAGCGAACCTGTTCACCCGCAACTTCTGGAAGCCCTACGTGGCGCCGGACCTCTCGCACGCCGGCGAGGAAAAGGTTGCCAAGGTGATCTCGCTGATCGTCAAGGCCGGCGCGCTGGTGTTCATCCTGTTCCTGCCGACCAAGTTCGCGCTGGACCTGCAGCTGCTGGGCGGCGTGTGGATCGTGCAGACGTTCCCGTCGGTGGTGTTCGGGCTGTTCAACATCTCGAACCGCTTCCGTGCACCGGCGCTGCTGGCCGGCTGGGCGGCAGGCATGATTGCCGGCAGCTGGCTGGCCTTCTCCGACGGCATCAAGCCCGTGCACACCTTTGTGATTGGCGGCGACAAGTACACCATCTACACGGGCCTGGCAGCACTGGCCTTCAACATCATCGTGGCGGTGGTGGTGCAATTGCTGATGGGCAAGCGTGGGGAGGAAGCCGCTGCGCTGCGCCAGGCGGGCTGATCGACGCTGCGATTCGCCCAAGGAAGAGAAACGGCCGGTACCTCAGGGTGCCGGCTTTTTTTTTGCACGGCGACCGACAAGGTCAAGCAGCCACCGAAAAGGGAATCCGCACAGTGAAGGTCGTGCCGTGTTCCGACGATTGCACATCGATCGTCCCGCGATGCGCCTCCACAATGCAGCGGCAGATATACAGGCCAAGCCCGATGCCGGCGGCGCTCCCGCTCTGGTCGGGCCGTGTCGCGCGGGTGAGCGGATCGAACAGGGTGGGGAAAGCGGAGGGCGGTATGGGGTTGCCCTCGTTCGAAACGGCAATCGTCATCTGCCCGTCGCGCCCGGCGGCTTCGATGGCGACCCGCCCCGACCCGTAGCGCACCGCGTTGGCTAATAGATTGACCAGCAACTGGCCGATCTGGCTGCCGTCCCACTTGCCACGCAGTTCGCCCGTCAGGCGCAGGTCGATCGTCGCGTCGGGGTACGACGCGCACACTTCGTCGATGGCATCGGTGCACAGTCGCCCCATATCCTGCGTGCTGAAACTCGTGGGCAGGAAATCGCCCAGGCGCGTGCGTGTGAAGACAAGCAGGTCGTCGATCATCTGCTGCACGCGCATCGCACCGCGCTGGATGAATGCGACCGCCCGAACGCTGCGCGAAGACAGGCCATCGTCGTGCAGCAGCGTTTCTGTAGACGCCAGGATCGCGCCGAGGGGCGAACGCAAGTCATGGGCAAGCACGCCGGCAAACAGGTCGCGCATGCGTTCGGTTTGCTTGGCATGCTGGCGCACCGATTCTGCAAGCATCTGGTCGATGGCCTCGTTGAACCGGATCATCTCTTGCAGCGCCAGCGCGTGGGCCTGTGGATCCTGCTGCCACCGGCGCAGTACGCTGGCGCGCAACGCGCGGTATTCCGCCACCAGATCATTGATGTCGAACCCGTGCGAGAGGCGGTCGTCGGCATGCTCGTGGGCGGCTTCATTGAAGCCCGATTCCGAAGGTGCGCGGTCGCCCCACGATTTGGCGTGCTGTTGTGCAGACGTCTGCCCCTCGCGCATATCGGCAGCAATCCGCCGGAGAAGGTCGCGCGCCGAGTTGCGCAGCTGTTGATCGGAGAGACGGGTGCGGCCGCCATCGAGCTTGCGCGCGTATTCCGTCCAGTCGTCGATGAGGCCCGGGAGGTTTGCCTCGATGAAGTCGGATAGGTTCATGGGTTTCCTTGGTGGTGGCGAAAGCCATGGTCGGGGAGCCGTCTCGTGCGCCGCGCCGCTGTCATCCCGATTGTTGCGGGAACGGCCAATGCTGCGCTTGTGGCTACAAGGTATGCAAACTGCGTTCCTCTGGCCAGACAGACCGGTTCGATGGAGTGGCGTTTCAGTCGCCCATCGCGCCGGTTTCGGTAAAGATGCGGGCGCGGTCCACTCATTGCTATGCGCTCCCGACACGCCTGCGGTTGCGCGCTGATCTGCCAATTCAATGAATCACGATCTCTTGTCTTCTGAGTCCGGTTTTGCGTGGCTGCGGTTGTGGGCCGAATCCACCTCGGATTTCTCCATCTTCGCGCTATCGCGCCCCGGCGTTGTCGCCACGTGGAACCCTGGCGGCGAACGGATGCAGGGCTATCGGCCGGACGAGATTATTGGTCAGCCACTCGCCCTTTTGTATCCGCCGGAGAGCCGGGCCTTGGGTGCGCCCGAAGCC
Above is a genomic segment from Ralstonia pickettii containing:
- a CDS encoding sensor histidine kinase; its protein translation is MNLSDFIEANLPGLIDDWTEYARKLDGGRTRLSDQQLRNSARDLLRRIAADMREGQTSAQQHAKSWGDRAPSESGFNEAAHEHADDRLSHGFDINDLVAEYRALRASVLRRWQQDPQAHALALQEMIRFNEAIDQMLAESVRQHAKQTERMRDLFAGVLAHDLRSPLGAILASTETLLHDDGLSSRSVRAVAFIQRGAMRVQQMIDDLLVFTRTRLGDFLPTSFSTQDMGRLCTDAIDEVCASYPDATIDLRLTGELRGKWDGSQIGQLLVNLLANAVRYGSGRVAIEAAGRDGQMTIAVSNEGNPIPPSAFPTLFDPLTRATRPDQSGSAAGIGLGLYICRCIVEAHRGTIDVQSSEHGTTFTVRIPFSVAA
- the blaOXA gene encoding OXA-22 family class D beta-lactamase, giving the protein MMKRRHAAIGALLAALATFAHAEHPICTIVADAATGKAVLHEGKCDERVTPASTFKLALAVMGFDHGFLKDEHTPVEHFKRGDPDWGGDAWHQPIDPALWLKYSVVWYSQRVTHAMGAQTFQAYVRKLGYGNMDVSGDPGKNNGMDRSWITSSLKISPEEQVGLMRRIVNRQLSVSARTYEMVDRTVQTWQVPGGWAVQGKTGTAGPAPGNTSPDGTWDQAHAYGWFVGWARKGDKTYVFANLIQDDKVEPTSGGIRSRDALLARLPEVLAFAGQ
- a CDS encoding ArsR family transcriptional regulator encodes the protein MRAIRPMRRGLARQCLDWTERTHHLAGPPGVQFLRRLCDAGWMLRARDSRAVLVMPKGWQELHQRLGVDEATVRSEAEHRHA
- a CDS encoding DUF3311 domain-containing protein, yielding MKFLLALPFIGLLWVPFYNQETPTLFGFPFFYWYQFLWVPITSLLIWIVFKNGQSKGEE
- the mctP gene encoding monocarboxylate uptake permease MctP, which gives rise to MDGHINWTALAVFIFFFALVTVLGFIASRWQRGNSDKGAHIEEWGLGGRNFGTWITWFLVGGDFYTAYTVIAVPALVYAVGAYGFFALPYTILVYPIVFLIMPKLWKVAHANGHVTAADAVYGRYGSRSLEFAVALTGVVATMPYIALQLIGMEVVIKALGLTGELPLAAAFVILALYTYSAGLRAPALIAFVKDIMIYIVVLVAVVLVPAKLGGYGAVFANAHDAFAIKGGATGLTLKPAQFLPFATLAIGSALAAFMYPHTLTGIFAARSADTIRKNAVFLPAYTVLLGLIALLGFMAYAAGIKVTNNNDVVPALFNALFPSWFTGFAFSAIAIGALVPAAVMSIGAANLFTRNFWKPYVAPDLSHAGEEKVAKVISLIVKAGALVFILFLPTKFALDLQLLGGVWIVQTFPSVVFGLFNISNRFRAPALLAGWAAGMIAGSWLAFSDGIKPVHTFVIGGDKYTIYTGLAALAFNIIVAVVVQLLMGKRGEEAAALRQAG